In Lepidochelys kempii isolate rLepKem1 chromosome 10, rLepKem1.hap2, whole genome shotgun sequence, a single window of DNA contains:
- the MAFK gene encoding transcription factor MafK isoform X1, with amino-acid sequence MGHYVLNVGSVSFPIPFENPVVLFFPVAISDQFCPGDRAQVMTTNPKPNKALKVKEESGENAPVLSDDELVSMSVRELNQHLRGLTKEEVIRLKQRRRTLKNRGYAASCRIKRVTQKEELERQRVELQQEVEKLARENSSMKLELDALRSKYEALQTFARTVARGPITPTKVATTSVITIVKSAEISSSSVPFSAAS; translated from the exons ATGGGTCACTATGTCTTGAATGTTGGGTCTGTTTCCTTCCCTATtccctttgaaaatcctgttGTGTTGTTTTTTCCAGTTGCAATTTCTGACCAGTTCTGTCCAGGAGACCGTGCCCAGGTTATGACGACTAATCCCAAACCGAACAAGGCATTAAAG GTAAAGGAGGAGTCGGGAGAGAACGCCCCAGTGCTGAGTGACGATGAACTCGTGTCAATGTCCGTCCGGGAGCTGAACCAGCACCTGAGGGGTCTCACGAAAGAAGAGGTCATCCGCCTGAAGCAGCGGAGGCGCACGCTCAAGAACCGGGGCTATGCTGCCAGCTGCCGCATCAAGCGTGTGACACAGAAGGAGGAGCTGGAGAGGCAGCGGGTTGAGCTGCAGCAAGAGGTGGAGAAGCTGGCCCGAGAAAACAGCAGCATGAAGCTAGAGCTGGACGCCCTGCGCTCCAAGTACGAGGCGTTGCAGACCTTTGCTCGTACCGTTGCACGGGGGCCTATTACCCCGACCAAAGTCGCCACCACTAGTGTCATCACCATTGTGAAATCAGCTGAAATCTCATCCAGTTCTGTGCCATTTTCAGCAGCATCCTAG
- the MAFK gene encoding transcription factor MafK isoform X2, with the protein MTTNPKPNKALKVKEESGENAPVLSDDELVSMSVRELNQHLRGLTKEEVIRLKQRRRTLKNRGYAASCRIKRVTQKEELERQRVELQQEVEKLARENSSMKLELDALRSKYEALQTFARTVARGPITPTKVATTSVITIVKSAEISSSSVPFSAAS; encoded by the exons ATGACGACTAATCCCAAACCGAACAAGGCATTAAAG GTAAAGGAGGAGTCGGGAGAGAACGCCCCAGTGCTGAGTGACGATGAACTCGTGTCAATGTCCGTCCGGGAGCTGAACCAGCACCTGAGGGGTCTCACGAAAGAAGAGGTCATCCGCCTGAAGCAGCGGAGGCGCACGCTCAAGAACCGGGGCTATGCTGCCAGCTGCCGCATCAAGCGTGTGACACAGAAGGAGGAGCTGGAGAGGCAGCGGGTTGAGCTGCAGCAAGAGGTGGAGAAGCTGGCCCGAGAAAACAGCAGCATGAAGCTAGAGCTGGACGCCCTGCGCTCCAAGTACGAGGCGTTGCAGACCTTTGCTCGTACCGTTGCACGGGGGCCTATTACCCCGACCAAAGTCGCCACCACTAGTGTCATCACCATTGTGAAATCAGCTGAAATCTCATCCAGTTCTGTGCCATTTTCAGCAGCATCCTAG